One Pyrococcus furiosus DSM 3638 genomic window, TTACTCCATCAATTTGGTTGAGTTGTTCGGGTCTCTTGACCCATATAACACTCCCTTCAATCCCTAATCTTTCCAAGGCCCTTTTAGTAGCTTCAATGTGCTCGCTTACATCTCCCTGAAGGCCAATAACACCTATCTTGACCATTAAATCACCTCAAAAAATAGAGAAGAGAAATTCAAACTCCCCTCTCTTCCATTCTAACTTCTAACTCCGCTATATCTTGCCCACGCATTGGTTCACCAATTTCCCTGCTTATCTCGGCAAGAACATCAGGCTCATCCCAGTGGTTCACTGCCTCAACTATTGCCCTTGCCATTGCTGGTGGGTTTGAGCTCTTGAAGATTCCAGAACCTACGAACACACCGTCCATACCCATTGCCATCATTAGAGCTGCATCAGCTGGTGTGGCAACTCCACCTGCAGCAAAGTTCACTACTGGCAACCTTCCAAGCTTCTTTATCTCTAAGAGAATCTTGTAGAGACCATCAACGATTTCCCTGTATGTAAAGCCCTCATAGATGGGCTCATTTTCGAGGACTCTCTTTGGTAAACCGCTTATTTCCTTAACGCTGAATGCCAACCTTAAGTATGGTTCTGCAAACTTCTCTGCAACACCATATATTTCCTCATCAGTCATTCTCTGAATTAATCTTATGTTTTCATTAACTAGCCTCACATGCCTCACGGCCTCAATAATGTTTCCAGTTCCTGCTTCTCCCTTTGTTCTAATCATTGCGGCTCCTTCCCATATCCTCCTCACGGCCTCTCCTAAGTTCCTTGCACCACAAACGAATGGAACTGTGAACTTCTTCTTATATATGTGGAAGAATGGATCTGCTGGAGTTAGAACTTCACTTTCATCGATCATATCAACCCCTAAGGCCTCAAGAATTCTTGCCTCAGCTTCATGGCCAATTCTAACCTTTGCCATTACTGGAATTGTAACGGCATCCATTATCTCC contains:
- the pdxS gene encoding pyridoxal 5'-phosphate synthase lyase subunit PdxS, whose protein sequence is MDKMKIIMEKGTERLKRGFAKMVKGGVIMDVTNAEQARIAEEAGAVAVMALHKVPADIRKAGGVARMAPVEKIQEIMDAVTIPVMAKVRIGHEAEARILEALGVDMIDESEVLTPADPFFHIYKKKFTVPFVCGARNLGEAVRRIWEGAAMIRTKGEAGTGNIIEAVRHVRLVNENIRLIQRMTDEEIYGVAEKFAEPYLRLAFSVKEISGLPKRVLENEPIYEGFTYREIVDGLYKILLEIKKLGRLPVVNFAAGGVATPADAALMMAMGMDGVFVGSGIFKSSNPPAMARAIVEAVNHWDEPDVLAEISREIGEPMRGQDIAELEVRMEERGV